In Fibrobacter sp. UWP2, the sequence GGTTCATGGCCGATGCCCAACGGTAGCTCCTGCCGCCAATAACGCAATTGGAGTCCACATTACCGTAGCAGGTATGCCCGCTAATGAGATTGGGAGTAGCAGTGGTATCGGCGTAATTCAAATCCTCCGCCATCCAGGTAAGTCCGCCAATATCAACGGTCTTGTAGGTCTTATTATCGCGGGCATCCGTCAAGGTGGCGTAAGTCGCCGTTTTGCTAAAGTAGTCCTTTTTGCCAACTTTATAAAGGGAATCTTGCCCCCAAATGCCCGAGCGACAAACAAATGTGTAGCCGTTCATGTCACGAGTTTCGCCTTCGCGCTTCTTGGTACAGGCGTAAAGCATGCAGACTTCCATGGACTTCGCCTCGCGCCAATGGTCTCCGTCGTACACATAGTAGACTTGGCCACTTTCACCCTTGAACACGCAGGACGTACTCAAGTCAGAATACTTGCTGCTCGAATAGCTGAACGCCCCCGGCTTAAAGGTTCCATCGGTAGAAGCCTTCCAGCCAATTGTATCGGCCACGGAATTCGAAGCCGCATACCAATATTCGTCATCGCCGTCGCACACGTAATAGTCGTGTTTGGCATCGCCAATGACCCCATTGGAATCGTATGCAAGTTCGCCATCGCGGGCCGCCGTGCAATAACCGAGGGTGGCCTCACGAATGTTTATCGAAGACGAACTGTAGTAAGACGAAGATGAGTAACGGGAAGAAGACGAGGAGGACTTGGCTCCAGATGAAGAGGACGCTTGCAGCCAGAGAGTCGACTCAATCCACTCGTGTTCGGAGCAAATCACCCAACTCTTCATGGAAGATAGGTAGACCCGAGCCCCGGTAATCGAGGAAAGGCAAACGGGGAGCGCCGACATCGAGCTGACCGTATCGGGAACCGACTGCAAAGCGAATTCAAGCCACTTTCCATCTTCCTCAACGAAAATCAAGTTAATATTCAGCGACTTCACGTAATACACGTCCTTATCGCGGGAATAGTTGCAAGTCGGCAGGTTCGAGTAGTTCGAAACGGTGTCGTCGGCAAGCACATCGGGTTTTTCTTTTTCCCTCATGGCGGCCTTCCATTCAAAATACTTAATCCACTTGCCCTCGTAACAGACCATGCGCGTATCCGTTTCCGAGAAATGGACAATCATGCCATCGCGATCTTCGTTACATTCCAAAGAATCCAAGTCGTCAATGGACTTCATGTACTCATCAATTTTTTTCTCCTGCACACTTTCGTCATCACTACAAGCAACAAGGGCGGTAAAGGAGACAATCAGTATGCAACCAATAGCAAGAATACTCTTTTTCATAATTCCTCCTTATTCGTCCACGTCCTCAGTTGCAGATGAAGAACTCTCCGGGGCAGAAGAATCGCTTTCCGGGGTAGAAGAATCGCTTTCCGGGGTAGAAGTACTGCTTTCCGGAGCAGAATCGCTACTCGCCGGAACAGAAGAACTGCTCGCAGGCGCAGACACCGTATTCTTTATGCAGCGCAGGTTACAGGTGTCGATCTTGTCATCGCGCCTAAAGGACATGTAATTCGTCCCATAGCTCAGGGTAATCACGTAGCTTTCGTCACTATACGAGGAATACTGCGTCGCCGTGCAGAAATTGGCGTAATAGCCGCCATCGGAACCGGCTTCGTACCCGGCAGGAACAGCCGAGAAACCCGTCGTATTGGTCGCCACCTTCACAGAATCGCGGTAGAAGGGCCAGACGCCGGCGCTCTTCAAAAGCGAAGCGTCGTTGTTCACGGACTTTCTCAACACACCCCATTCCGTAGTATCGGGGACATGCCAACCCGAGGGGCACAATCCCTGGTGGCTGATGGTATCCAAAAGCGGTGCAGTCAAGCGCTTGCTGTTGTATGTGGAAGAAACCTTCATGGCAGCGTTCCAGTAATAGAAGCGACCACCAATGTCACAGGTAGTATCGGCAGAAACTGCATAGCAACGGCTGTAGCCGCCCTGCAGTGATTCCACCTTGATGGAGTCGGCAAAGTTCAAATTCTCGGCCATCCAAGTCTGGGTGCCGATGGTCACCGTTTTGTAGACCTTGCCGTCACGCTCGTCTGTAAGCGAACCATAACTCACGTCGGCATTAAAGTACTTTTTGTTGCCCATGCTGTACAGTGTCTTGGGCACCCAGTTAGTACCGTTGCACGAGTAGGTGTAGCCGTTCCATGTATTCACGGTTCCGGTCTTGGCCGAAGTACAACCTTTTTGGAAGCAAATCGACAAGGTGTCGGCAGCGCGCCAGTGCCCGTCGTAAATGTACACCTTGTGGCTATACGAAACATTGGAAGCAAGGCAGTTCTCGGAGAACGGCTTGTACGAGTAAGCAGACCACAGTCCCTCTTTCAAGGTGCCGTCCATACCGGCAGTCCAGCCCAAGGTGTCCAGGTACAGCTGGGAGGCTGCAATCCACAGACCCGAGCGGCAAACATAGTTGTAGGTACTGGAATAACCAATGAGGTCCGAGGAATCCATTTTGACAACGCCCTCGTTGGTCGGAGTGCATTCGCCAAGGACATCTTCCCTAGTGAGCGAAGAGCTCGAGGACCTCTTATAAGAAGAAGAGCTATAGCGGTAAGAACTGGAAGAAGAACCCCAAGTCACGTGCTCAGTCCACGACCCGTCTTCACAAACCAAGGTCATCTCGTCGTCCTCGACGTAAATCAAGTTGCCCTCGCTAGAGGAATTGCACTTGTACGAGGTAATCTTGGAAATCGTCGAGATGGTGTCGACCTTCGACGAACCCGCCGACGACGAGGAGGACGACGACGGAGTCTTGGGCTTGTATTCCATCCATTCGTAGTCAAGGCAAATCATGTACGTGTTGAGAGAGGCGATGAACACCACAGTGCTGTCGTAGCTGTATGTGCAGGAGCTCAACTGGGAAAGTGTGCGGAGCGTATCGTCGGCGGGGAAATAAATGTTCAACTTGCCCGAAGATGCGGAACCGCCCTCTTGCTTGTCCTCGACAGTGAATTCAGCCCAAAATCCGTCTGCGCAGTAAACGTACTTGTTTT encodes:
- a CDS encoding FISUMP domain-containing protein; the protein is MFLKKTATLIAAFSVSCILTACGSSTKSDDTDPTDQYTAVDTYDDLGLCAKSNDGDSVYVKEENKYVYCADGFWAEFTVEDKQEGGSASSGKLNIYFPADDTLRTLSQLSSCTYSYDSTVVFIASLNTYMICLDYEWMEYKPKTPSSSSSSSAGSSKVDTISTISKITSYKCNSSSEGNLIYVEDDEMTLVCEDGSWTEHVTWGSSSSSYRYSSSSYKRSSSSSLTREDVLGECTPTNEGVVKMDSSDLIGYSSTYNYVCRSGLWIAASQLYLDTLGWTAGMDGTLKEGLWSAYSYKPFSENCLASNVSYSHKVYIYDGHWRAADTLSICFQKGCTSAKTGTVNTWNGYTYSCNGTNWVPKTLYSMGNKKYFNADVSYGSLTDERDGKVYKTVTIGTQTWMAENLNFADSIKVESLQGGYSRCYAVSADTTCDIGGRFYYWNAAMKVSSTYNSKRLTAPLLDTISHQGLCPSGWHVPDTTEWGVLRKSVNNDASLLKSAGVWPFYRDSVKVATNTTGFSAVPAGYEAGSDGGYYANFCTATQYSSYSDESYVITLSYGTNYMSFRRDDKIDTCNLRCIKNTVSAPASSSSVPASSDSAPESSTSTPESDSSTPESDSSAPESSSSATEDVDE
- a CDS encoding FISUMP domain-containing protein produces the protein MKKSILAIGCILIVSFTALVACSDDESVQEKKIDEYMKSIDDLDSLECNEDRDGMIVHFSETDTRMVCYEGKWIKYFEWKAAMREKEKPDVLADDTVSNYSNLPTCNYSRDKDVYYVKSLNINLIFVEEDGKWLEFALQSVPDTVSSMSALPVCLSSITGARVYLSSMKSWVICSEHEWIESTLWLQASSSSGAKSSSSSSRYSSSSYYSSSSINIREATLGYCTAARDGELAYDSNGVIGDAKHDYYVCDGDDEYWYAASNSVADTIGWKASTDGTFKPGAFSYSSSKYSDLSTSCVFKGESGQVYYVYDGDHWREAKSMEVCMLYACTKKREGETRDMNGYTFVCRSGIWGQDSLYKVGKKDYFSKTATYATLTDARDNKTYKTVDIGGLTWMAEDLNYADTTATPNLISGHTCYGNVDSNCVIGGRSYRWASAMNLSSTYNSSSVPDTMIHKPHQGICPTGWHVPDSTEWRKLYVAAGNSAVALKASGVWPYSSSVAAPSNATGFTALPSGYAYGSYSYSGNLAARYCSAHSYSASYAWIYTMTYSSNYLTGDDYRKSDGCHLRCVKDL